One Brevibacillus choshinensis genomic window carries:
- a CDS encoding cysteine hydrolase family protein: MSQRPALLVVDAQTFLIEHAFQGQELAERIQKVIERARDLQIPVIYIQHCEKEGEFAIGTPTWQIHPAFSPAEEETVIQKFACDSFLDTPLREVLESKEINHLVICGLQTEYCIDTTSRRAISFGYGVTLVGDGHSTFDNSVLKAEQIIAHHNAVLNGFGTEQKQISVKNAESLFV, from the coding sequence ATGAGTCAGCGTCCTGCACTACTCGTTGTTGATGCGCAAACATTCCTGATCGAGCATGCATTTCAAGGCCAAGAATTGGCGGAACGGATCCAAAAGGTAATCGAACGCGCCCGTGATTTACAGATCCCCGTCATCTACATCCAGCATTGTGAAAAGGAAGGAGAGTTTGCGATCGGCACCCCTACCTGGCAAATTCATCCCGCCTTTTCTCCAGCAGAAGAGGAAACCGTCATACAAAAATTTGCTTGCGACTCTTTTCTGGATACTCCCTTGCGAGAAGTACTCGAGTCGAAAGAAATCAATCACCTTGTCATCTGTGGACTGCAAACGGAATACTGCATCGATACCACCAGCAGACGCGCCATTTCATTCGGCTATGGTGTCACACTCGTAGGAGATGGCCATTCCACCTTCGACAATTCGGTATTAAAAGCGGAGCAAATCATCGCTCATCATAATGCCGTCCTGAATGGTTTTGGTACGGAACAAAAACAGATATCCGTAAAAAACGCTGAAAGTCTATTTGTATAG
- a CDS encoding copper amine oxidase N-terminal domain-containing protein — translation MRKIVSGLLVGAIVSTAAAVSAAPPITLVMNGQAGKPNEAAQIVNGRAFVPVRAVAEELGAVVKWDPAERSVYVSSGEQEKAVSLKRDKEDSSISAIRLFIDGKEVKSGVPPQIINGRAWVSAR, via the coding sequence ATGCGAAAGATAGTTTCAGGACTGCTTGTTGGAGCGATTGTTTCGACTGCCGCGGCAGTATCGGCCGCACCACCCATCACGCTTGTCATGAACGGTCAGGCGGGAAAACCAAATGAGGCAGCGCAAATCGTGAATGGTAGGGCTTTCGTTCCTGTTCGTGCAGTGGCGGAGGAATTGGGAGCAGTAGTGAAGTGGGACCCAGCAGAGCGATCGGTTTACGTGTCATCAGGAGAACAGGAAAAGGCTGTTTCGTTAAAAAGGGACAAAGAGGATTCTTCCATTTCCGCAATTAGACTCTTCATCGACGGGAAAGAGGTAAAATCCGGGGTGCCGCCGCAAATCATAAATGGGAGAGCATGGGTATCTGCGCGGTAA
- a CDS encoding polysaccharide deacetylase family protein, protein MQWNASRNSVWITNKIVNPSAKEFNGQAMITFSYDDGLDTFYDFALPLHEKYGIPATDNVIAGKIKDGARTMYLDAGQIKDMYDRGVEIGSHSYSHEQGLTTLSDEDLDFELRESKAVLEQIVPKVQTIGIPFSMYDERVKTAAKKYYQAARNFEHLQNDIPAADKLWLHTAIAVTNEMTFDQIKLRIDEAVKNKQWCIIMLHGIDPDNRDLYEIKPALLEQVLAYVASLGRDKILPVNTMDGVSLAAK, encoded by the coding sequence GTGCAATGGAATGCTTCCCGAAATTCCGTGTGGATCACAAACAAGATCGTTAACCCTTCGGCAAAGGAATTCAACGGTCAGGCCATGATTACCTTCTCCTATGATGACGGACTGGATACCTTCTATGATTTTGCCTTGCCTCTGCACGAAAAATACGGGATCCCTGCAACTGACAACGTCATCGCTGGCAAGATCAAAGACGGTGCGCGGACCATGTATCTCGATGCTGGGCAAATAAAAGATATGTATGATCGCGGTGTCGAAATCGGTTCTCACAGCTATTCTCACGAGCAGGGGTTAACGACTCTTTCGGATGAGGATTTGGACTTTGAATTGAGAGAGAGTAAAGCGGTGCTGGAACAGATTGTCCCGAAGGTTCAAACGATCGGCATCCCGTTTTCCATGTATGACGAACGTGTAAAAACGGCAGCGAAAAAATACTATCAAGCAGCGAGGAATTTTGAACACCTGCAGAATGATATCCCAGCTGCCGACAAACTTTGGCTGCATACAGCCATTGCCGTAACCAATGAGATGACTTTCGATCAGATCAAACTGCGAATTGATGAAGCTGTAAAAAACAAGCAATGGTGCATCATCATGCTGCACGGTATCGACCCGGATAACCGTGATCTTTATGAAATAAAGCCAGCGCTGCTGGAGCAGGTACTAGCCTATGTGGCGAGTTTGGGGAGAGACAAAATTTTGCCGGTTAACACGATGGATGGAGTGTCACTTGCCGCGAAGTAG
- a CDS encoding MerR family DNA-binding transcriptional regulator, with protein MRPADLAKQLGISTSSLRNYETRGLVPPAKRGPMDIGVYSRACCLFFMHHCHVSRVRHGTYFVCPCLASTKTAW; from the coding sequence ATGCGTCCAGCAGATCTCGCCAAGCAGTTAGGGATAAGTACAAGCTCTCTACGAAACTATGAAACCCGTGGGCTTGTACCGCCTGCCAAGAGGGGCCCAATGGATATCGGGGTATACTCCAGAGCATGCTGCCTATTTTTCATGCATCACTGCCATGTCTCCAGGGTTCGGCATGGAACTTACTTCGTCTGTCCTTGCCTTGCTTCAACGAAAACAGCTTGGTGA
- a CDS encoding MerR family DNA-binding transcriptional regulator, translating to MELTSSVLALLQRKQLGDALWLINDAQAATQKDRSMLDKAEELLMQLKEGKGENGKRVTIGEMASATSLSASTLRYWEKEGYIQSERNKTNRYRHYDLFQTVKIWLLKSTQNAVYSSDVVLLKQAMAILTDGDLQGLQALIGTAREALVQRNREQLGGLNQLHQLCMVLKLV from the coding sequence ATGGAACTTACTTCGTCTGTCCTTGCCTTGCTTCAACGAAAACAGCTTGGTGATGCCCTCTGGTTAATCAATGATGCCCAAGCGGCCACTCAGAAGGATCGCAGCATGCTGGATAAAGCGGAAGAGCTGCTGATGCAGCTGAAAGAAGGGAAAGGAGAGAACGGCAAACGAGTGACCATAGGGGAAATGGCGTCAGCTACGAGTCTATCGGCATCCACTCTCCGGTATTGGGAGAAGGAGGGGTACATTCAATCTGAGAGGAACAAAACCAATCGCTATCGTCACTACGACTTGTTTCAAACCGTGAAAATATGGCTGTTGAAATCCACTCAAAACGCTGTCTACTCGAGTGACGTGGTCCTTCTCAAACAAGCGATGGCAATACTGACAGATGGTGATTTGCAGGGATTGCAAGCTTTGATCGGGACTGCACGGGAGGCGCTTGTTCAGCGTAACAGAGAGCAGCTTGGGGGGCTGAATCAATTGCATCAGCTGTGCATGGTGCTCAAGCTGGTTTGA
- a CDS encoding sigma 54-interacting transcriptional regulator, which translates to MEERIKQIINHEDKKAPYTDEQIARQVGVRRDEITLLRHKLQIPDSRKRRQPLLLKEMENLLQTEPGMTSRELTTRLNERGYDVSRFMVHQLRSKMEAFSEPVQIAGDRARQKTRKANQTVTFASLIGAKSTLKAAIQQAQAAVLYPPNGLHTLFFGETGVGKSRMAEAMYHFAIEQQVMKQNAPFVIFNCADYAKNPQLLLSQLFGYVKGAFTGAQQDKLGLVDQADGGILFLDEIHRLPPEGQENLFYLIDKGVYRRLGEVQFQQKATILIVGATTERPESSLLLTLRRRIPMTIELPSLSEWTLQERLSLIFHFLNEETDRIGREVVVQKEVMASLLTYDCPANMGQLHSDIRVLLAKAFLKTIHQEEKAAVQVDRFDLPMPIASQQSTGLSPELPMLKKEQFLFIPGQRSDAGGGELEEDSTQHLYDWVVERYQNLKNQGQSEELIELIVNKELDTRMEPSTGEHEKRSLRLQQLVKLVGDQVVQAVEQMLWIAERHMTLDYQRISYALAIHLHGLLNRWPEANGQHGVIETEHESMEYKVALEMAKVIQTSYGILLPENEVAILAMYLQQCSIFTESKPMIGVVVTSYGLVAKSMVDVATRLFERKHAQAVELYWNDDLSVAIERICTAIQQVDQGKGVVLLADMGSNLLSAQEWERRSGVAVRVLSNVTTTLVIEVIRKCLYSRESLEQITNQMSHMPAQALHQVPTFAAKPVAIVTICITGEGAAKRLDPLLKEKLSTTDEQVTILNASSLSIRKQYKEWLEKYHIFAVVGTVNPMLDGIPFISIKEIVDESGISFMKRLLMLASGMLPESLIPPSFELQDLLYPELICDNLAAATKEQVIESLANRLQEHGFVESTFAHKVWEREKMGNTCLFGAAIPHADTLQTIRPGIAIAALAQPVEWEPGHSVRHVFMLAITETCQPAVEQLYHFLQERENADEPLDLQKLMGGKTK; encoded by the coding sequence ATGGAGGAACGCATCAAGCAGATCATCAATCACGAGGATAAAAAAGCTCCGTATACCGATGAGCAAATCGCCCGACAGGTAGGGGTCCGACGAGATGAAATCACGCTGCTTCGGCACAAACTCCAGATACCCGATTCCCGGAAAAGAAGGCAGCCTCTCTTGCTCAAGGAAATGGAGAATCTCTTGCAGACTGAACCAGGCATGACGAGTCGGGAGCTGACTACTCGCTTGAATGAACGAGGATATGATGTCTCCCGTTTCATGGTGCATCAGCTGCGGAGCAAAATGGAAGCGTTCTCAGAGCCTGTTCAGATTGCAGGAGACCGAGCCCGGCAAAAAACGCGAAAGGCCAACCAGACGGTGACCTTTGCAAGTCTGATCGGAGCAAAAAGTACATTGAAGGCGGCCATTCAACAAGCGCAAGCGGCCGTACTGTATCCGCCAAACGGCCTGCACACCCTCTTTTTTGGGGAAACGGGCGTAGGAAAGAGCAGAATGGCAGAAGCGATGTATCATTTTGCGATCGAACAGCAGGTGATGAAGCAGAACGCACCATTTGTTATTTTCAATTGCGCGGATTACGCAAAGAATCCGCAGCTTCTGCTCTCCCAGCTGTTCGGGTATGTAAAGGGGGCTTTTACCGGAGCCCAGCAAGATAAGCTCGGTTTAGTGGACCAGGCTGACGGTGGCATCCTGTTCTTGGACGAAATCCATCGGTTGCCACCGGAAGGGCAGGAAAATCTCTTTTACCTGATCGATAAAGGCGTGTACCGGCGATTAGGAGAGGTTCAATTCCAGCAAAAGGCGACGATTCTGATCGTGGGTGCGACAACGGAAAGACCGGAGTCCAGCTTGCTTCTTACCTTGCGCAGGCGAATTCCGATGACCATTGAGCTCCCTTCCTTATCCGAGTGGACGCTGCAAGAACGACTCTCTCTGATCTTTCATTTCTTAAACGAAGAGACCGATCGCATCGGCAGGGAAGTCGTTGTTCAAAAAGAAGTGATGGCTTCCCTGTTGACGTACGACTGCCCGGCAAACATGGGCCAATTGCATAGCGACATTCGGGTGCTGCTCGCGAAAGCCTTTTTGAAAACGATTCATCAGGAAGAAAAAGCCGCCGTACAGGTGGATCGATTCGACCTGCCCATGCCCATCGCAAGTCAACAAAGTACGGGCCTTTCGCCTGAGCTGCCGATGCTCAAGAAGGAACAGTTTTTGTTCATCCCGGGGCAACGCTCTGATGCTGGAGGAGGAGAATTGGAGGAAGATTCCACCCAGCACTTGTACGACTGGGTAGTCGAGCGTTACCAAAACCTGAAGAATCAAGGCCAGAGTGAAGAGCTGATTGAGTTGATCGTGAACAAAGAGCTAGATACACGCATGGAACCGTCGACCGGAGAGCATGAAAAGCGCTCTCTTCGTTTGCAGCAGCTGGTCAAGCTGGTGGGCGATCAGGTAGTCCAGGCTGTGGAGCAAATGCTGTGGATTGCGGAGCGGCATATGACATTGGATTACCAGAGAATTTCATATGCATTAGCCATTCATCTGCACGGCTTGCTCAATCGATGGCCGGAAGCAAATGGTCAGCATGGTGTCATCGAAACCGAACATGAATCCATGGAGTACAAAGTAGCGCTGGAAATGGCCAAGGTCATCCAAACCAGCTATGGCATCCTTCTTCCCGAAAACGAAGTGGCGATCCTCGCCATGTATTTGCAGCAATGCTCCATCTTCACCGAATCAAAGCCGATGATTGGCGTTGTCGTCACCTCGTACGGTCTGGTCGCGAAAAGCATGGTCGACGTGGCGACTCGTCTGTTCGAACGAAAGCATGCTCAGGCAGTCGAGCTGTATTGGAACGACGATCTCTCTGTCGCAATCGAGCGGATCTGCACGGCGATCCAGCAGGTAGACCAAGGAAAAGGGGTTGTCCTGCTTGCCGATATGGGGAGCAATCTCCTGAGTGCACAGGAGTGGGAGAGAAGAAGCGGTGTGGCTGTGCGGGTGCTGTCGAATGTGACAACGACGCTGGTCATCGAAGTCATCCGAAAATGCCTCTATTCGAGGGAGTCACTGGAGCAAATCACAAACCAGATGAGTCACATGCCGGCTCAAGCCCTTCATCAGGTTCCCACATTTGCTGCCAAGCCAGTGGCGATTGTCACGATTTGTATCACTGGCGAGGGAGCGGCAAAAAGGCTGGATCCGCTACTTAAGGAAAAGCTTTCGACCACGGATGAGCAGGTCACGATTTTGAATGCGAGCTCGCTTTCGATCCGCAAGCAGTACAAGGAATGGCTGGAAAAGTATCACATCTTTGCGGTGGTCGGTACCGTGAACCCGATGCTCGACGGAATCCCTTTCATATCCATCAAGGAAATCGTGGACGAATCCGGGATCAGCTTCATGAAACGTTTGTTGATGCTGGCAAGCGGGATGCTTCCCGAGTCGTTGATCCCTCCCTCTTTTGAATTACAGGATCTTTTGTATCCGGAGCTGATCTGCGACAACCTCGCGGCAGCCACGAAAGAACAAGTCATCGAATCTTTGGCCAATCGTTTGCAAGAGCACGGTTTTGTCGAGTCCACTTTCGCGCACAAGGTGTGGGAACGGGAAAAAATGGGAAACACCTGCTTGTTCGGAGCGGCCATCCCGCACGCAGACACGCTGCAAACAATCCGACCTGGAATCGCCATAGCTGCATTGGCGCAACCAGTAGAATGGGAACCTGGGCATTCGGTGCGCCATGTGTTTATGCTGGCGATCACAGAAACCTGCCAGCCGGCTGTTGAGCAGCTCTATCACTTCCTGCAAGAGCGGGAAAACGCAGACGAGCCGCTTGATTTGCAGAAGCTGATGGGCGGGAAAACGAAATGA
- a CDS encoding HPr family phosphocarrier protein, whose product MEKQVTILNKNGLHARPASEFVKLASRFQSEIHILAGTKVANGKSIINVLSLAAAEGTVLTLKAVGPDETEAIERLSTLIERRFGEE is encoded by the coding sequence ATGGAAAAGCAAGTAACCATATTGAATAAAAACGGTCTGCATGCGAGGCCGGCTTCTGAATTCGTCAAATTGGCTTCACGATTCCAGTCAGAGATCCACATCCTCGCGGGTACAAAAGTCGCCAATGGGAAAAGCATCATTAACGTACTGTCTTTGGCTGCAGCTGAGGGAACTGTCTTGACCCTCAAGGCTGTCGGGCCGGATGAAACAGAAGCGATCGAAAGACTTTCCACCCTGATCGAACGCAGGTTTGGAGAAGAGTGA
- a CDS encoding thiamine pyrophosphate-dependent dehydrogenase E1 component subunit alpha: MITNVNVPPMITEKKLVELFHQMWLIRFFDEKVDEFFAKGLIHGTTHLCVGQEASASGAIAVLEERDKITSTHRGHGHCIAKGAETNRMMAELFGRVTGYCRGKGGSMHIADVEKGNLGANGIVGGGIPIAVGSALTSQMKKLGYVTLCFFGDGASNEGSFHEAINMAAIWNLPVVFICENNQYGMSGPVKEMVKVANIADRAAAYGIPGQVVDGNDIFAMMNVTHEAVERARRGEGPTLVEAKTYRWKGHSKSDAKKYRTREEEMDWRSNRDPIERMKRVLISEGMLSEQEAERLEAEAKKEIEDAVKFAEESPMPPIEILEEDVYA, from the coding sequence TTGATTACCAATGTAAACGTTCCACCCATGATCACGGAGAAAAAGCTGGTGGAGCTGTTTCATCAAATGTGGCTGATCCGATTTTTTGATGAGAAGGTCGATGAGTTTTTTGCCAAAGGGCTGATTCACGGGACGACACACCTATGTGTTGGGCAGGAAGCCTCGGCTTCTGGAGCGATCGCCGTATTGGAAGAGCGCGACAAGATCACGAGCACGCATCGCGGCCACGGTCACTGTATCGCAAAGGGCGCAGAAACCAACCGCATGATGGCTGAGCTTTTTGGGCGTGTTACCGGGTACTGCCGCGGAAAAGGCGGTTCGATGCACATAGCCGATGTGGAAAAAGGCAACTTGGGGGCAAACGGAATCGTTGGCGGAGGGATTCCGATTGCCGTAGGTTCTGCCTTGACATCGCAGATGAAAAAGCTCGGCTATGTGACGCTGTGCTTTTTCGGAGACGGGGCTTCCAATGAAGGAAGCTTTCACGAAGCAATCAATATGGCGGCCATATGGAATCTCCCGGTCGTTTTTATCTGCGAAAACAACCAATACGGCATGTCAGGACCTGTGAAGGAAATGGTGAAGGTAGCCAACATCGCGGATCGTGCCGCAGCATACGGCATTCCTGGCCAGGTGGTGGACGGAAACGATATTTTTGCCATGATGAACGTTACCCATGAAGCGGTCGAGCGTGCGCGGCGGGGAGAAGGGCCGACACTCGTGGAAGCCAAGACCTATCGCTGGAAAGGCCACTCCAAAAGCGATGCGAAAAAGTACCGGACTCGCGAAGAGGAAATGGACTGGCGCAGCAACCGCGATCCCATCGAGCGGATGAAGCGTGTCCTGATCAGCGAGGGGATGCTAAGCGAACAAGAGGCAGAGCGGTTGGAAGCAGAGGCTAAAAAGGAAATCGAGGACGCTGTGAAGTTTGCCGAGGAAAGCCCGATGCCGCCGATTGAAATTTTGGAAGAAGATGTCTACGCGTAG
- a CDS encoding alpha-ketoacid dehydrogenase subunit beta, with translation MSTQRELTYLEAVRECMSQEMRVNEDVFIMGEDIGLYGGAFGVTRGMIEEFGNERVRNTPISEAAIAGAAVGAAMTGMRPIVELQFSDFITIATDQIVNQAAKNRYMFGGKGKVPLVLRTPSGSGTGAAAQHSQSLEAWMAHIPGLKVIQPSTGYDAKGLLKAAIDDDNPVIFYEHKLLYRTKGYVPEEPYSLPIGKADIKRQGTDVTIVATAIMVHKALQAAVELEKEGISVEIIDPRTLVPLDIETIIESVKKTGRVVVVHEAVKRGGFGGEIASLIAESEAFDYLDAPIKRLGGKSVPIPYNPVLEKAAIPQERDIIQAVKETVFRR, from the coding sequence GTGTCTACCCAAAGAGAGCTCACTTATTTGGAAGCGGTCAGGGAATGCATGAGTCAGGAGATGCGCGTCAATGAAGACGTGTTCATCATGGGGGAAGATATCGGGTTGTACGGAGGGGCCTTTGGTGTCACGCGCGGCATGATCGAAGAATTCGGCAACGAAAGAGTGCGGAATACCCCGATCTCCGAGGCAGCGATAGCGGGTGCAGCAGTCGGAGCAGCCATGACTGGCATGCGTCCGATCGTCGAGCTTCAGTTTTCTGATTTCATCACCATCGCAACCGACCAGATCGTAAACCAGGCGGCGAAAAACCGATATATGTTTGGAGGAAAAGGCAAAGTGCCGCTCGTACTGCGGACGCCATCCGGTTCGGGGACAGGGGCAGCCGCTCAGCATTCCCAGAGCCTGGAGGCCTGGATGGCCCATATTCCGGGGCTGAAGGTCATTCAGCCATCCACGGGTTACGATGCAAAAGGCTTGTTGAAAGCCGCGATCGACGACGATAACCCCGTCATCTTTTACGAGCACAAGCTCCTTTACCGTACAAAAGGGTACGTGCCAGAGGAGCCCTACAGCCTGCCGATCGGCAAAGCGGACATCAAGCGCCAGGGGACAGATGTGACCATTGTGGCTACAGCGATCATGGTTCACAAAGCTCTGCAAGCGGCAGTCGAGCTCGAGAAAGAAGGGATCAGCGTAGAAATCATCGACCCGCGTACGCTGGTGCCATTGGATATCGAGACGATCATCGAATCCGTGAAAAAGACCGGACGAGTAGTCGTGGTGCACGAGGCGGTCAAGCGCGGCGGATTTGGCGGAGAGATCGCCAGCCTCATTGCGGAGAGCGAAGCTTTTGATTATTTGGATGCACCCATCAAGCGCTTGGGTGGCAAATCTGTTCCGATTCCGTACAATCCGGTCCTCGAAAAAGCAGCCATTCCACAAGAGCGCGATATCATCCAAGCGGTCAAAGAAACGGTATTCCGCCGCTGA